The genomic stretch CACGTGAAATGGCACATTGTATGTAATATCCATTTCCCCCGGGTATTTATAATAGTCGTCTACCAAGTGATGTGACTTGAATCCTCTTAGACTGCCTCTTTTTCCGCAATTCCCATCTAAATCTCCATAGTCAATGGTAAGTAAAATGCCTTTTTCTAATTTCCTCATCAGATCTTTGAATTCCCTCTCCATTGCAATAGAGACTTCGATCCTTTCTCCTTGCTGCGGTTCCAAAGAGTATTCCTGTAGATATTCAGTAATGGGCTCATCCACTCGATTTATTTTGACTTCTTTTATTTCATCCCCATCAAGCCTTAGCATGATTTCCTGCATTTCTTCCCCGCAATTTTCTATTATTCGGACAGGAAAGGCATCGAGCCATTCATTTGAGAAGATGATCCCCTTAAAGGAAGGGATATCTGCAATGCTTGGATACAACTCGATTGAATGAAATTCTACCGTTTCTCGGAACAGTTTTTGGTGAAAATGGCTTTTTTCAATGCCTATATATTTTAAATTTCTGCTGATTTCCTCATCCATTTCACGAAGGAAGTATAAAAATTGACTGGCAAATGCTCCATCACCGCAAGCAATTTCCATGAATCTTAATTCTGCCTCTCCATTTTTCCAATGATCAAGGCAATACCTCGCAATCAGTTTAGCAAAAACGGGCGAAACTTTTGGGCTTGTCAAAAAGTCTCCGCTTCTCCCAATCTTTTTATGCTGATTCATATAGTAGCCATTCACTGGATGATACAAGGCGTACTCCATGAAATCAGCGACAGACAGCATTTTTTTATCTGTAAAAATTTCTTTCAATTTCTTTTTCATTCTAGACACTCCCGCCTGTTAGAATAAAAAAACTGGCGTTCAATTCATTCATGCCAAGCAGAATTTCATTGCACGCCAGTTGTAGTCATTTTATGACTTGTCCCAGAGAGATATTCTTTTTAAAAGCCATTTAAAAAAGGATTTGAATCCATCTCATCCTCAATCAATGTTTCGGGTCCATGTCCAGAAAGAACCAGGGTATTCTCCGGGAGTACCAGAAGCTTATCATGGATGGTCTTAAGCAGAATCTTCTGATCGCCACCAGGAAGGTCCGTTCTTCCAATACTTTGCTGGAAAAGCACATCTCCTGAAAAAATTATGCCGTCCTCCCTTAAATAATAGGAGACGCTTCCAGGCGAATGGCCCGGGGTTTCCAGAACTTCCAAAGAAAACTTGCCAATCGACAGCTCTCCTTCTTTTGCAATGAACTGATCAGCAGGCTTTACCCTCACAGGATCGATCAAATTAAAGAACTGTGATCCGTTCAGTGCTGGATCCATCAGCCATTTCGCTTCTTTTTCGTGGACATACACAGGTATTTTATAATGTT from Falsibacillus pallidus encodes the following:
- a CDS encoding SAM-dependent methyltransferase, giving the protein MKKKLKEIFTDKKMLSVADFMEYALYHPVNGYYMNQHKKIGRSGDFLTSPKVSPVFAKLIARYCLDHWKNGEAELRFMEIACGDGAFASQFLYFLREMDEEISRNLKYIGIEKSHFHQKLFRETVEFHSIELYPSIADIPSFKGIIFSNEWLDAFPVRIIENCGEEMQEIMLRLDGDEIKEVKINRVDEPITEYLQEYSLEPQQGERIEVSIAMEREFKDLMRKLEKGILLTIDYGDLDGNCGKRGSLRGFKSHHLVDDYYKYPGEMDITYNVPFHVLRKIGLNAGAKELLFQRQDEFLMEQGVYGELKSCTSPDPFSAEKKWNRKIMQLMEGSGMSRMFHVLAQQK
- a CDS encoding MBL fold metallo-hydrolase, which codes for MKWSRLPLGPIQTNCYILADDDKKCLIFDPGDEGEVLISWLRKRGLEPEAILLTHAHFDHIGAVDVIREHYKIPVYVHEKEAKWLMDPALNGSQFFNLIDPVRVKPADQFIAKEGELSIGKFSLEVLETPGHSPGSVSYYLREDGIIFSGDVLFQQSIGRTDLPGGDQKILLKTIHDKLLVLPENTLVLSGHGPETLIEDEMDSNPFLNGF